A genome region from Synchiropus splendidus isolate RoL2022-P1 chromosome 5, RoL_Sspl_1.0, whole genome shotgun sequence includes the following:
- the sltm gene encoding SAFB-like transcription modulator — translation MASGAISTEAKKTADLRVVDLKSELKRRGLDTTGVKNVLLGRLKQAIKDEGGDPNYVELQSPADVSSRKGAKGRGKQADSEADTNMEDVLSKAPSDLLEATENEFEKDVTDTDDGSLENSKPASSETSVPQPEADPEPELDAGVAEADSEPEVEADPEEPEFDAELDGEPEVDIEPEPEPEPEPEPEGEPEPEPEEDAEPVIDGEAEPELETRVNSDAMNSFQDAEEDHLCVSIQNEDAITLDVDGDDLLDTGKHVKLPDTETEKSIDDHEASVEMEPDDDLKMEDTDDDRDGKRDDRSWAESSKKDSGEASKKAEAEDKAKDSGKKGTLSSGASGQEKSSSRDRDGKDTKNEKGVSSSNLSSSCNIWVSGLSSNTKAADLKNLFGKYGKVLSAKVVTNARSPGSKCYGLVTMSSSTEVTRCVTHLDCMELHGQQIYVERAKNDPFKKEPSSNERGDASAGKSGDKRNSTGLKLTSKAQPTIKKDQPDKDSLKKQDLKSGKMESTSSNSSQGGSSPGTTAGDRTKRGDGHFDKATNAKRPFNDKGEDIDILPFRQIKEQKLREKRARRREFAEQEHIRLLREREEREILIRERHRLEMERQKLERERLEREKLERERFRIEQERRKEAERMAREREELRRQQEQLRFEQEKRNHLKRGREVEHSRRDEPYWKKMKDDPNDHAPGYSRQPNRFQSFQPRERGRFPGHDHDQHSSFDRRRFDGDLQAKKSRDGPSFERYNKSFDSVRRGEPSPRDDIRSDNDRRERDDRRPLPMHHRPMSSMSHHRSPRDGGPAWKNDGHLAANKGDLRGPMRMHTDRSGRDGPSLRGASSGSHGRSSFNHREGERSLMMNSQAFSSGRQVVVERQGRDQGMRKDWHSSSGSQSGGFSDSRRMISSSSSSSGMGRIVHITNNSMSSSGSGFKSFKGTPRNF, via the exons ATGGCTTCGGGTGCCATTTCCACCGAGGCAAAGAAAACAGCAGATTTAAGAGTCGTTGATCTTAAATCTGAGCTGAAAAGGCGAGGCTTGGATACCACTGGTGTTAAGAATGTTCTGCTTGGAAGACTAAAACAA GCCATtaaggatgaaggtggagaccCCAATTATGTGGAACTCCAGTCTCCAGCCGATGTATCCTCTCGTAAAGGTGCCAAAGGGAGAG GGAAACAAGCTGATTCTGAAGCTGACACAAACATGGAAGATGTTTTGTCCAAGGCTCCCTCAGATCTTCTG GAAGCCACAgagaatgaatttgaaaaag ATGTAACTGACACAGATGATGGTTCTCTGGAAAATTCAAAGCCGGCTTCCAGTGAGACCAGCGTCCCGCAGCCTGAGGCTGACCCTGAACCCGAGTTGGATGCTGGTGTGGCCGAAGCCGATTCTGAACCGGAGGTAGAGGCTGATCCTGAGGAGCCGGAGTTCGATGCAGAGCTGGATGGAGAGCCAGAGGTTGATAttgaacctgaacctgaacctgaacctgagcctgagcctgaAGGTGAACCGGAACCGGAACCCGAAGAGGATGCTGAACCAGTCATCGATGGTGAAGCAGAGCCTGAGCTTGAGACAAGGGTCAATTCAGATGCCATGAATTCTTTTCAAGACGCAGAAGAGGATCATCTTTGTGTCTCAATCCAAAACGAGGACGCCATCACCCTCGATGTTGATGGCGATGACCTCTTGGATACAGGTAAACATGTGAAACTTCCAGATACAGAGACTGAAAAGAGCATTGATGATCACGAAGCCTCAGTTGAGATGGAACCAGATGATGATTTAAAGATGGAAGACACAGATGACGACAGAGATGGTAAGAGAGACGACCGATCCTGGGCTGAGTCCTCAAAGAAAGACAGCGGAGAGGCTTCAAAGAAAGCTGAAGCGGAAGACAAAGCAAAGGATTCTGGGAAGAAAGGCACCCTATCTTCTGGGGCATCAGGTCAAGAAAAGAG CTCTTCTCGGGACAGAGATGGGAAAGACACAAAGAATGAGAAAG GCGTGAGCAGCAGCAACCTCAGCTCTTCTTGCAACATTTGGGTGAGCGGCCTTTCGTCCAACACCAAGGCTGCGGATCTGAAGAATTTGTTTGGAAAATATGGAAAA GTTTTAAGCGCAAAAGTTGTTACCAACGCGCGCAGTCCTGGATCCAAGTGTTATGGTCTGGTGACAATGTCATCCAGCACCGAAGTGACGCGATGTGTCACCCATCTGGACTGTATGGAGCTTCATGGGCAGCAGATCTATGTGGAAAGG GCGAAAAATGACCCGTTTAAGAAAGAGCCATCGAGCAATGAGCGAGGAGACGCCTCCGCCGGCAAATCTGGTGACAAGCGAAATTCCACTGGGTTGAAACTGACTAGCAA AGCCCAGCCTACCATCAAAAAAGATCAACCAGACAAGGACTCGTTGAAGAAGCAGGACCTGAAAAGCGGAAAAATGGAGTCCACATCCTCTAATTCATCCCAAG ggggcagcagcccagGCACGACGGCTGGAGACAGAACCAAAAGGGGCGATGGGCACTTTGATAAG GCGACAAATGCAAAACGACCTTTTAATGACAAAGGGGAAGATATAGACATTTTGCCCTTCAGGCAAATAAAGGAGCAGAAGCTGCGTGAAAAGCGGGCCAGAAG ACGTGAGTTTGCTGAACAAGAGCACATCCGTCTGCTGAGGGAGCGAGAAGAACGAGAGATCTTGATTCGCGAGCGCCACCGGCTGGAGATGGAAAGGCAAAAACTTGAAAGGGAGCGGCTGGAGcgagagaagctggagagggAGCGGTTTCGCATCGAGCAG GAGAGGCGTAAGGAGGCTGAGCGTATGGCACGAGAACGAGAGGAACTGCGAAGGCAGCAAGAGCAACTCCGTTTTgagcaagaaaaaagaaaccacCTCAAGAGAGgcagagaagttgaacacag CCGACGGGACGAGCCATATTGGAAGAAGATGAAAGATGATCCCAACGATCATGCTCCCGGCTACAGCCGACAGCCAAACCGCTTCCAAAGCTTCCAGCCACGTGAAAGAGGCAGGTTTCCTGGACATGACCATGATCAGCACAGTTCATTTGACAG ACGCCGGTTTGATGGCGACCTGCAAGCCAAGAAGAGTCGAGATGGTCCATCCTTCGAGCGCTACAACAAGAGCTTTGATTCGGTCCGCAGAGGAGAGCCGTCTCCCCGTGATGACATACGCAGCGACAATGAtcgcagagagagagacgacaGGCGCCCACTACCCATGCACCATCGGCCTATGAGTTCCATGTCGCACCACCGCTCTCCACGAGACGGAGGACCAGCATGGAAGAATGACGGGCACTTGGCTGCCAACAAGGGAGACTTGCG AGGACCCATGCGGATGCACACAGACCGGTCAGGCAGAGACGGGCCTTCGCTGAGAGGCGCCTCCTCAGGCAGCCATGGACGGAGCAGCTTCAACCATCGAGAGGGAGAGCGCTCTTTAATGATGAACAGCCAG GCCTTCAGCTCTGGTCGCCAGGTGGTGGTGGAACGTCAGGGCAGAGATCAGGGCATGAGGAAGGACTGGCACAGCAGTTCAGGCTCGCAGAGCGGCGGCTTCTCCGACAGCCGCAGGATGATTTCATCCTCGTCCAG TTCCTCTGGAATGGGCAGGATCGTACACATCACCAACAATTCCATGTCCAGCAGCGGCAGC